In the Bordetella genomosp. 10 genome, one interval contains:
- a CDS encoding LysR family transcriptional regulator, with amino-acid sequence MNKSSDPPSLTRLELAELETFLWVVREGSFSVAARKLHLSQPAVTNRVKRLEDKLHVKLLVRTTRRVETTPDGERLRDAAERAVAGLRDALRHFQAASDTERNTVTVAVTPMLSAMVMPSLIHAYTERYPDVRIVLHDLPYEQVIREVAEGRADLAVAALDGTPRGLRFQTLAEEPMLLVVPARHALAGQDAVTMDMILPYPLMMLDRYKSLFKRLKDEYAARGAPFHPATIATLPTLLGMIDAGNGITLLPRSMAQNNGRRSRATLTISDLDASRRYGSLVASKAELSAAAANFQGYLRKNFRTTLEGIV; translated from the coding sequence ATGAATAAATCTTCGGACCCGCCATCGCTGACGCGCCTGGAGCTCGCCGAACTGGAGACGTTCCTCTGGGTGGTGAGGGAAGGGAGTTTCAGCGTCGCGGCGCGCAAGCTGCACCTGTCGCAGCCGGCCGTGACCAACCGGGTCAAGCGTCTGGAAGACAAACTCCACGTCAAGCTGCTGGTGCGCACCACGCGCCGCGTCGAAACCACGCCGGACGGCGAACGCCTGCGCGACGCGGCCGAGCGCGCGGTGGCCGGGCTGCGTGATGCGCTGCGTCATTTCCAGGCGGCGTCGGACACCGAGCGCAACACGGTGACGGTGGCGGTGACGCCGATGCTGTCCGCGATGGTGATGCCGTCGTTGATCCACGCCTATACCGAGCGCTATCCCGACGTGCGCATCGTGTTGCACGACCTGCCCTATGAGCAGGTCATACGCGAGGTCGCCGAAGGACGGGCGGATCTGGCGGTGGCGGCGCTGGACGGCACGCCGCGCGGCCTGCGCTTCCAGACGCTGGCGGAGGAACCCATGCTGCTGGTGGTGCCCGCGCGCCACGCCCTGGCCGGGCAGGATGCCGTGACCATGGACATGATCCTGCCCTATCCGCTGATGATGCTGGATCGCTACAAGTCCTTGTTCAAGCGCCTCAAGGACGAATACGCGGCGCGCGGCGCGCCCTTCCATCCCGCCACCATCGCCACGCTGCCGACGCTGCTGGGCATGATAGACGCGGGCAACGGCATCACGCTGCTGCCGCGCAGCATGGCGCAGAACAATGGCCGGCGTTCGCGCGCGACGTTGACGATCTCCGACCTGGACGCCTCGCGCCGCTACGGCAGCCTGGTCGCGAGCAAGGCCGAGCTCAGCGCCGCGGCGGCGAATTTCCAGGGATACCTGCGCAAGAACTTCAGGACCACGCTGGAAGGCATCGTCTGA
- a CDS encoding LLM class flavin-dependent oxidoreductase yields MQAQNCTNYVGSWRHPSSMTDYLSPEYYQRVARTLEEGKFDMAFFDDRLAMPDIYGASHRDTVKHGVRAVKLEPTSVLMAMAMATSRLGLGATYSTTYYEPFHVARLFASLDLMTKGRVAWNVVTSMNDSEAANFGHSEHLEHDLRYDRADEFMEVVMGHWDTWKEGAIVADKESGYFADPDMVTRLDHQGRFFKSRGPLTVPRSQQGHPVILQAGQSGRGLAFAARWAEVVFAKYPTLASGVKQYQALKDGVANAGRDPDGTRIAAEVKIIVAETESLAREQRDLVASLSRPIDGLTMIGETLNIDFSGRPYEQPFTDEELAAVSWQSLRDKVVQVSGKRNPSVKDFVEASGRGTLNDGPVFCGTGKQVADQMEEWFKTSCDGFVLSGTSVPGTYEDIVRLVVPELQKRGLFRKEYGDTTLRGNLGVPKPRAGDWRGRA; encoded by the coding sequence ATGCAAGCCCAGAACTGCACGAACTATGTGGGCTCCTGGCGACATCCGTCAAGCATGACCGACTATCTGTCGCCGGAATACTACCAGCGCGTGGCCCGCACGCTGGAAGAGGGCAAGTTCGACATGGCTTTCTTCGACGACCGCCTGGCGATGCCCGACATCTACGGCGCCAGCCATCGCGACACGGTCAAGCACGGCGTGCGCGCCGTCAAGCTGGAACCCACGTCGGTGCTGATGGCCATGGCCATGGCGACGTCGCGCCTGGGCCTGGGCGCCACCTACTCCACCACGTACTACGAACCCTTCCACGTCGCGCGCCTGTTCGCCAGCCTGGACCTGATGACCAAGGGGCGCGTGGCGTGGAACGTCGTGACCTCGATGAACGACTCGGAAGCCGCCAACTTCGGCCACTCGGAGCACCTGGAACACGACCTGCGCTACGACCGCGCCGACGAGTTCATGGAAGTGGTGATGGGCCATTGGGACACGTGGAAGGAAGGCGCCATCGTCGCCGACAAGGAGAGCGGCTATTTCGCCGATCCCGACATGGTGACCCGCCTGGATCACCAGGGCCGTTTTTTCAAATCGCGCGGACCGCTGACCGTGCCGCGTTCGCAGCAGGGGCATCCCGTCATCCTGCAGGCCGGACAGAGCGGCCGCGGCCTGGCCTTCGCCGCGCGCTGGGCCGAGGTGGTGTTCGCGAAATATCCCACGCTGGCCAGCGGCGTGAAGCAATACCAGGCGTTGAAGGACGGCGTCGCCAACGCGGGCCGCGATCCGGACGGCACCAGGATAGCCGCCGAGGTGAAGATCATCGTCGCCGAGACCGAAAGCCTGGCCCGCGAGCAGCGCGACCTGGTGGCCAGCCTGTCGCGTCCCATCGACGGCCTGACCATGATAGGCGAGACGCTGAACATCGATTTCTCCGGCCGTCCCTACGAGCAGCCTTTCACCGACGAGGAGCTGGCCGCCGTCTCGTGGCAGAGCCTGCGCGACAAGGTCGTGCAGGTCAGCGGCAAGCGCAATCCCTCGGTCAAGGACTTCGTCGAAGCCTCGGGCCGCGGCACGCTGAACGACGGTCCGGTCTTCTGCGGCACCGGCAAGCAGGTCGCCGACCAGATGGAAGAATGGTTCAAGACGTCCTGCGACGGCTTCGTCCTGTCCGGCACCTCGGTGCCCGGCACCTATGAAGACATCGTGCGCCTGGTCGTGCCGGAATTGCAAAAACGCGGCCTGTTCCGCAAGGAATACGGCGACACCACCCTGCGCGGCAACCTGGGCGTGCCGAAGCCGCGCGCCGGCGACTGGCGCGGCCGCGCCTGA
- a CDS encoding DUF1446 domain-containing protein has protein sequence MTRKSVRMMSASGILGYGFPEASLQAALALKPDMIGVDGGSSDPGPHYLGSGKTLNSRLAMKRDLGLLLRGAIANGIPMMVGTCGGAGGTPHLAACADIVREIAAEHGLHFKLALIEAEQEKGFLLEQLEAGRIKPLGNAPELRAADLDNAVRVVGMMGPEPYLAALRAGAQVILGGRGTDPAPWAALALHHGLPPAPAWYAGKILECACNAAIPKKHDCLMVTVGEDYVETEPLNPELRCTPLSVAVQALHENASPVIRYEPGGVVDSSDCRIEALTDRRVRITGMRWTERPYTIKLEGARQAGYSAIAIAATRDPGLIGQLDSFMDFVRESTATKVKALGIAPDDYQLVLRLYGRDGVMGAWEPHPDDAPTEVSLIAEVVARTQDIANAALSLARVTLLHSDFPGRMCREGNMAFPFSPSDIERGAIYEFMLQHVIEIDDPLRMFPIRYEDV, from the coding sequence ATGACCCGCAAGAGCGTGCGCATGATGTCGGCCAGCGGCATCCTCGGCTACGGGTTTCCCGAAGCCTCCCTGCAAGCCGCGCTGGCCCTGAAGCCGGACATGATAGGCGTGGACGGCGGCAGCAGCGACCCCGGCCCGCACTATCTCGGCTCGGGCAAGACGCTGAACTCGCGCCTGGCCATGAAGCGCGACCTGGGCCTGTTGCTGCGCGGCGCCATCGCCAACGGCATTCCGATGATGGTGGGCACCTGCGGGGGCGCGGGCGGCACGCCGCACCTGGCCGCCTGCGCCGACATCGTCCGCGAAATCGCGGCCGAGCATGGCCTGCACTTCAAATTGGCCCTGATCGAGGCCGAACAGGAGAAAGGCTTCCTGCTGGAGCAGTTGGAGGCCGGGCGCATCAAGCCCTTGGGCAATGCTCCCGAACTGCGCGCCGCCGACCTCGACAACGCCGTGCGCGTCGTCGGCATGATGGGGCCCGAGCCCTACCTGGCGGCCTTGCGCGCGGGCGCCCAGGTGATCCTCGGCGGGCGCGGCACCGACCCGGCGCCCTGGGCCGCCCTGGCCCTGCACCACGGCCTTCCGCCGGCGCCCGCCTGGTATGCCGGCAAGATCCTGGAATGCGCCTGCAACGCGGCCATCCCCAAGAAGCACGATTGCCTGATGGTGACCGTGGGCGAGGACTACGTCGAAACCGAGCCGCTCAACCCCGAATTGCGCTGCACCCCCTTGTCGGTGGCGGTGCAGGCCCTGCACGAGAACGCCAGTCCCGTCATCCGCTACGAGCCCGGCGGCGTGGTCGATTCCAGCGATTGCCGCATAGAGGCGCTCACCGACCGCCGCGTGCGCATCACCGGCATGCGCTGGACCGAGCGCCCCTACACCATCAAGCTCGAAGGCGCGCGCCAGGCCGGCTACAGCGCCATCGCCATCGCCGCCACGCGCGATCCCGGACTGATCGGCCAACTGGACAGCTTCATGGACTTCGTCCGCGAATCGACCGCGACCAAGGTCAAGGCCCTGGGCATCGCGCCGGACGACTACCAACTGGTGCTGCGCCTGTACGGCCGCGACGGCGTCATGGGCGCCTGGGAGCCGCATCCGGACGACGCGCCGACGGAGGTCTCCCTCATCGCCGAAGTCGTCGCGCGCACGCAGGACATCGCCAACGCCGCCCTCTCGCTGGCGCGCGTGACGCTGCTGCATTCCGACTTCCCGGGCCGCATGTGCCGCGAAGGGAATATGGCCTTCCCCTTTTCCCCGTCGGACATCGAACGCGGGGCCATCTACGAATTCATGCTGCAGCACGTCATCGAAATCGACGATCCGCTGCGCATGTTCCCCATCCGCTACGAGGACGTCTAG